GCCGGTCTATGAGGAAGTGGTGAGCTTCTGTAAGAAGCATGGCGCATTAGACCCGAAGACGATGGGCAGCGTGCCCAACGTCGGTCTTATGGCCCAGGCGGCCGAGGAATACGGTTCGCATGACAAGACCTTCAAAGCACCGGGTAACGGTACGATTCGAGTGGTGGATGCTTCAGGCAAGACCCTGTTGGAACATCAAGTGGAAGAAGGCGATATCTGGCGCATGTGTCAGGTGAAGGATGCGCCGATCAGGGACTGGGTCAAGCTGGCGGTGAATCGCGCAAAGGCTACCGGCGCGCCCGCAATTTTCTGGTTGAACAAGGACCGGGCGCACGATGCGCAGTTGATCACAAAAGTCGAACGGTACCTGAAAGATTATGATACGCAGGGTCTCGATATCCGAATCATGACTCCGGCCGACGCGACGAGGCTCTCCTTGGAGCGGATCAAGGAAGGGAAGGACACGATTTCTGTGACGGGGAACGTGTTGCGCGATTATCTCACGGACCTGTTCCCGATTTTGGAAATCGGGACCAGTGCCAAGATGCTCTCGATCGTTCCATTGCTGAACGGCGGCGGCCTGTTTGAAACCGGCGCCGGCGGTTCTGCCCCCAAACACGTGCAGCAGTTCCAAGAAGAAGGCTATTTGCGCTGGGATTCGCTGGGTGAATTCCTAGCCCTTGCCGCTTCTTTGGAACATCTTGCCAAAGTGGGGAATAATCAAGCGGCAAAAATTTTGGCCGATGCGCTCGACCAAGCCAATGCAAAGTTCCTGGAGAGCAATAAGTCGCCGGCCCGCAAAGTCGGAGAGATTGATAATCGTGGCAGCCATTTCTATCTCGCGCTCTATTGGGCGCAAGCGCTCGCGGCTCAGACCGTGGATAAGAAGATCGCGGACAGGTTTACGAAGATCGCGAAGGACCTGAGCGACAATGAGAAGAAGATCGACGCAGAGTTGCTTGCCGCGCAGGGCAAGCCGCAGGATGTCGGCGGGTACTATCACCCCAATGATGCGAAGGCGTCCAAGGCCATGCGTCCAAGTGCGACCTTGAATGCGATCGTGGATGCGATCGCTTAGAGACCGTTAGGGGTAAGTGGGGAGTAGTAAGTAGTAAGTGGGGAGTGGTTGGTTGAAGAAAATGGCACAGGAAGACAAAGAGAACGTCATCGATCAGCCGGAAGTCATCCGGCACAAGATGGTGACCATCGAGATTGCCGGCAAGAAGTACGAGGTGCCGGAGGGAATCACGATCATAAAGGCTTTGTGGTACTCGGGACAGGAAGTTGTCCGCGGGGCCGGCTGTCTTGGGGGATTCTGCGGGGCTTGCGCAGCCTATTATCGGACCAAGGACGATCCGAAAGTGCGAACCTGTCTGGCCTGCCAAATGGCGGTGCAAGACGGTATGTCGATCACGATGATGCCCCCGTTTCCGGCTCGAAAGGCCACCTACGACATTCAGACGCTCGACAATCCGAAACAAGACCTCTTCAATCTTTACCCTGAGGCGCCGCTCTGCCGAAACTGCAATGCCTGCACCGAAGCTTGCCCGCAGCAGATCGATGTGCGGGAGGGAGTCTGGAAGGCAGTCTTCGGTGATTTTAAGAGTGTGTCTGAGATGTTCATGGATTGCGTGATGTGCGGGATGTGTACGCCGGTCTGCATTGCGGACATCGCCCCCAACCTTGTCGCTCTATACGTGAGCCGGGCAGAGGGGGCTCACTTTACCGAGAAGCCTCTGGGCCTGGATACACGTATCAAAGAAATCCAGGATGGCCGCTTCAACGACGAGTGGGCCAAAATTCTCACGATGACGGAAAAAGAACTGGCCGATCACTGCGCGAAGGTTAAATAGCCCATGGTTAATGGACAATGGTTAATGGTCAAGGGGAAAGAAACCAGACCGACAGGATTTTTTGCAGGAACCTCTTGTCCATGAACCATTACCCATCAACCATTACCCGTTGACCTTACCTTTATGGACGTTCACGCCCTTCAACAAATCGTTCATCGGACCAGGGATGCCCGCCGAAAACAGACTATTCCAAAGCTTCCTCCCGCAGAGCGCGATCAACTGATCCACAAGTATCACCCCGACTACCGAGCCAGCGCCTATCGCCCCATTCGATTCGGGCCCAATGCCGATGACAAGACGGTCGTCGAGTTGGCGACGTTGTTGGAGGGCGATAGCCCGATTGCCGACGGGTTCGACCTCACGCCGGACTACCAGACCGACGTGCTCGTGGTGGGTGGCGGGGGCGCCGGCTGCGCTGCTGCACTCCATGCGCATGGGGCTGGCGCCAAGGTCATTCTGGCGACGAAGCTCCGGCTCGGCGACTCCAACAGTGTGATGGCTCAAGGGGGCATGCAGATTTCTGTGGCCCCTGAAGACTCACCCGTCACCCATTTCGTGGACACGCTGAAGGGTGGCCACATGCAGAACGACCATCAGCTGCTCAAGGTGATGGTCGAAGAGGGCCCCTCGATTGCGAAATGGTTGTTGAGCCTGGGCGTCTTGTTCGATCGCGACGGGGACGGCAACCTCCATGTGAAAAAAGGCGGCGGCAGTTCGAAGCCCCGACTCCTGACCTGTTCGGACTACACAGGTCTTGAAATCATGCGGGTGCTCAAGGACGAAGTGTTGAATCAGAAGATCCAGTTACTCGAGTTCTGCTCCGCGGTCGAGCTGACGAGTGATGAGGAGGGGAACTGCACCGGCGCCATTTTCAAAGATCTCGACAACCATCGCCACGTCGTCGTGGCAGCCAAGTCCGTCATTCTGGCAACCGGCGGGATCGGACGGCTCCATATTCAAGGGTTTCCGACCAGCAATCACTATGGTGCGACAGGCGACGGGCTCTGTCTGGCCTATCGGATGGGCGCCAAGCTCATGCACATCGATACCTTCCAATATCATCCTTCCGGTGCGGTCTATCCCGAACAGCTCATCGGGGCATTGGTGACCGAGGGGATTCGGTCCGAAGGCGGGCATTTAGTGAACGCGAAGGGTGAACGGTTCGTCAATGAATTGGATACCCGCGACGTCGTGTCCTCCTCAATTATTCGTGAATGTGAAGAAGGGCGCGGTATCCGCACGATGTCCGGGCGTATCGGCGTTTGGCTTGACACCCCGCTCCTCGATGCCGAGCAGGGTCCCGGCACGGTTGAGAAGCATTTCCCCGCCATGATGATGCAGTTCGAACGATTCGGCATCGACATCA
The nucleotide sequence above comes from Nitrospirota bacterium. Encoded proteins:
- a CDS encoding (2Fe-2S)-binding protein, encoding MAQEDKENVIDQPEVIRHKMVTIEIAGKKYEVPEGITIIKALWYSGQEVVRGAGCLGGFCGACAAYYRTKDDPKVRTCLACQMAVQDGMSITMMPPFPARKATYDIQTLDNPKQDLFNLYPEAPLCRNCNACTEACPQQIDVREGVWKAVFGDFKSVSEMFMDCVMCGMCTPVCIADIAPNLVALYVSRAEGAHFTEKPLGLDTRIKEIQDGRFNDEWAKILTMTEKELADHCAKVK
- a CDS encoding FAD-binding protein, which produces MDVHALQQIVHRTRDARRKQTIPKLPPAERDQLIHKYHPDYRASAYRPIRFGPNADDKTVVELATLLEGDSPIADGFDLTPDYQTDVLVVGGGGAGCAAALHAHGAGAKVILATKLRLGDSNSVMAQGGMQISVAPEDSPVTHFVDTLKGGHMQNDHQLLKVMVEEGPSIAKWLLSLGVLFDRDGDGNLHVKKGGGSSKPRLLTCSDYTGLEIMRVLKDEVLNQKIQLLEFCSAVELTSDEEGNCTGAIFKDLDNHRHVVVAAKSVILATGGIGRLHIQGFPTSNHYGATGDGLCLAYRMGAKLMHIDTFQYHPSGAVYPEQLIGALVTEGIRSEGGHLVNAKGERFVNELDTRDVVSSSIIRECEEGRGIRTMSGRIGVWLDTPLLDAEQGPGTVEKHFPAMMMQFERFGIDISKDPVLIYPTLHYQNGGVKINTDSETNVKNLFVAGEASGGLHGRNRLMGNSLLDLMVYGKRSGLTAASRAGAMKQGKLTLMHLQRFRTDAKMHGNLSGVTSPMILPAYTRKE